The genomic window AGTGAGCACCTTTGGCTTTGACACGCTTTTGGATTTTGGATTTTGAGGCAGCATACGAGGATAGCAGAGGCGATGTCGATGGTCTGCTCTGGGAATCACTTGATGCGCTCGTTACTGTCAGTGGCTAGAGTTACAACCGCGTAGAGGACATTACCTTTTCAGGGTTTGGCTTGCGATCTTTAAAGGATATATGGAAAGGGAAGAAGGACTAAAGGAAAGAAGAAAGACTCAAAAAAGTCTATCAATTACAGAAATTTAGCGATAAAATCCGTCCAAATAATACATAGAAACCTGTCCGATTCGTACATAGAAACCCGTTCACTCCGTACATAGAACGTGGGTGCCTTGTCTTACTGTCCTGGGTAATCTGTACAGAGCGTACATAGACCCGATCCTTCTTATTCGCTTTGGAGGCTTCAATCAGAAAGGGTTTATCCCCCGCGAGATGTTTCATGCTGCAAAATGTGTACAGATCATACAAAGAAGAATCGACTGTGCTTCGCTACACTCGGTTCAACTGTAGTGGTCAAGTAAAACTGGCCACCGGTTTATAGTTAACCCAGTATTTTTCCTCTGCCTGATTTGGACTCATACCACCGTTATGTTGGTGAGGCCTAAGCTGGCTGTAATACCCGATTAAATAGTTCACGATATGATGCTGCCCCTGCAAGAATGAGCGATAGCCGTACGTTGGCACCCATTCAACTTTTAAGCTCCTGAAGAACCTCTCCATTGGCGCATTATCCCAGCAGTTCCCACGTCGGCTTAGGCTTTGTTTTATCTGACATTTCCAGAGCGTCTGACGGAACTTGCGGCTCGTATAATGACTGCCCTGATCGCTGTGGAACATAACACCTTTTGGCCGCCCACGACTCTCATAAGCCATTTTTAATGCACTGCTGGTGAGTTTGCTATCGGGTGATAACGACATTGATCAGCCAATCGTTTTCCTAGCAAATAAGTCCATGACAACGGCTAGATAAGCCCAGCGATTGCCAGTCCAGATATACGTGACGTCGCCACACCAAACCTGGTTGGGTGCCTCGACGTTAAACTGTCGCTCTAAGTGGTTCGGTATCTCAACATGCTCATCACCTGTTTTCTTGTAGGTGTGCCCAGGAACTTGGCAGCTCACTAAACCAAGTTTTTCCATCAGGCGGCCAGCGCGATAGCGGCTTAACGGAATATTCTGCCTTGTCGCCATCTCTGCAATGCTGCGCGCACCTGCCGAGCCTTCGCTCTCGCGAAATAGTTCTCTGACCTTGGCTATTTCCTTGGCTTTCGTGGCACACACAGGTCTTTTTGAACGTTGCCTCCAGTATTTAAAGCTGCTGCGATGCACGCCAAACACGTCACACAGTTTTTTTACCGGGTAGCTCGTCTTGAGTTTCTCGATCAGCGAGAAGTGTTCAGGGAGTCCGACATCAAGAGAGCGGTGGTAGCCTTTTTTAAGATATCTTTTTCCATCTCAATGTAACGGATGCGCTTTTCAAGCTCGCGAATCCTGAGCTGATCGGGTGTCATGGGCGTAGCTTTAGGGCTTTGGCCATCACGCTCTTGGCGTAACTGACGAACCCATTTATCCATGCTCGAATACCCCACATTCATGGCTTCAGCCGCCTCTCGAACCGTATAGTGTTGATCAACGACTAGCTGTGCTGCTTCGAGCCGGAATTCAGGGCTAAAGTTACGTTTTGGTCTTGTTGCCATGCTGCCACCTAGTGATGTCTTGGTGCATAGTAGCACCTCTAATTAGGTGGCCAAATTCACTATGCCACTACATCGGTGACGGCATTAATGGTGCCGTTGGAAAGTTCGATATCATACAGTTCGGCAATATGAGCCCGGATGTCCTGATAGCTGTTGCCGAGCGCAAACAGGGCGATGATCTTGCGCTCCAGCTCATCGGTAAGATTGTAGATAATGACACACTGTGTAGAGCGGTAACGGCGGTGATACGCAACACATGCACATTACTGCGTGTCGCTACGTTTAGGTACTTAACGTGGATAAATGATGGCTGCGGTGATCATGAGTTTGACTAGATAGCCTGGGGCGGCCAGGCGAGATTCACCACGGGCGCGCGCTGGGGCGTGGCCTGCGGGTACCCGTGCATCCCATACGGCATTCATTGCTTCAAAATCTTTCATGTCGGCTAGCCAGACGATGGCCTGCAGAATATGTTTAGGCGAAGAGCCTGCTTCTTTTAGTAGGCGCTCTACTTCGGCTAGAGCTTGGCGGGTTTGTTAGGGGGCGCTCGCCACATTTCCCTACCCCTACTTGGCCTATAAGATAGAGCATGTTGCCATGCACGACAATTTGGCTCATGCGGGGGGAGGTGTTGTGGCGTTGAATGCACATGGGTGATCCTGGTGGCTCTTGGTTTTAGAAACGGGCGGCGCTATAATCGTTAAGCCAGTCAGGAGCTTGGCCGCGTACGCACGCCGCTACAAGCTCACCGGTGGTGCCGGCTAAGGTGATGCCGAGGTGTTGGTGCCCGAAGGCGTGAATAACCCGGGAGTCGTAGCGGCTGGGGCCAATCACCGGCACACAGTCGGGTAGGGTGGGGCGCATCCCCATCCATTGGTGGCTAACCGGGGCGTCAATATTCATCAGCTTACGTACCCGTTCTTCGATAAAGCGGATGCGTGCTGGGTTGGTGGGGGCGCGTAGCGAGGCAAGTTCTACGGTGCCTGCGGCGCGAAGGCGGCCGTTGGCCAGGGGGGTCATATAAAAGGCGCTTTCTACAGGGCAGGTGGGGCGCGTGAGCACTTCGCGGCCTAACTCAAACTCAACGTGGTAGCCTCGTTCCGTATCTAGTGGAATACGTTCGCCAAGCGTGGCGGCAAGTTTTGCTGACCAGGCACCTGCAGCTAATACAACGCGATCAGCCAAGAGCGTTTTCCCATCCTCACACTCAATATGCACACCGTCGTTGGCGGTGCGTAATCCGCGTGCGCGGCCTTTTAGAATGCTGCCTTCCGAAAGTAGGGGCTGGGCGAGTGCCTGTATAAAGCCTTGTGTATCGCGGAGGTGGCACGAGTTTGGGAAGAGGACGCCCCCAACGCTTTTCCCCGCCATGGCGGGTTCTAGGGCTGCAACGCCGGCAGCGTTGAGTATCTCTTGCTCGACACCGAGCGAGCTGCGTAAAGCAATGCCCGCTTGCGCGCTTTTTAGCCCTTTTTCAGTGGTATAGGCGTATAGGCAGCCTTCATTGCGAATCAGCTCACGTGCTTGGGGTGCTGCTTCAAGCAGGGGGCCATAACCACTGAAAGTTTGCCCTAATAAGCGTGCAAGGCGCTGCGCATTTATCGTTGCGCAGCGTTTGTTACATTGGGCCATAAAGCGCAACAACCAGGGCATTAGCTCTGGAAGGCGCGTCCACTGAACCACGAAGGGAGAATTATTAGAGAACAGCAGGTTAGGCAACTGCGACCAAACAGAGGCATTGGCAACAGGGGTGCAACCGTACTCTGAAAGTGTGCTGGCGTTGCCATAGGAGCATTGACCGGCAATGTCCTCAGGTTCTAGCAGGACGACTTGGTGACCATCGCGGCGCAGCCATAGGGCGCAGGCAATACCTACGGCGCCACCGCCGATGACGATAATCTCATTGCGTGTTGGAGTCATAAGAAAGCCTTGGTTGAGGGGGTGGACCGTTTCGAGACAACTCAGCGATGACCGTCAGCCCGTGGGTAAGCTGTTCACGGGTGGAGGCCGCAGAGAGGTTGATGCGTATGGCGTTAGAGGTGTTCTGGGGGGCGAGGACAAATGCTGAGCCAGGGAGCACCGCTACCCCTTTGTTGAGGCACGCATTGCTGAAGTGGTGGTTTTGCCAACTGTCAGGCAGTTTCAGCCAGGCGTGGGGCGCTGTGGGGCCACTGTGTACGTCTAGGTCGCCCATTATTTGGCGGAGTATTGCTTGCCGTGCGCGTAATTCCTCACGCTGAACGACGATTAAATCGCGCACTTTGCCGCTTTCCATTAGTCGTGTTGCCACCAAGGCAGAAAGTGGCGCTGTACTCCAGCAATCTACGCGTAGGCTGGAGCTTAAATCGGTAACGAGGTCGGCGGGGGCGAGTATAAAGCCTATCCGTAGGCCGGGAGCCACGCATTTGGATAGCGAGGTTATATAAAGCGTTTGCTCAGGCAGGCTGCTGGCTAGGGGGGGAATAGGCGTATCCAGCAGTGGCCGGTAGACATCATCTTCTATCAGCAGTACGCCCGCTGCTTCTATCACTGTTAACAGCTCGTTACGCCGTTCTTGGTCCAAGGTAACGGCCGTTGGGTTTTGTATGGAGCTAACGATGAAAACAGCACGAGGCGCGTGTTTGTTGCAGGCGTCTTGAAGCGCTTGCGGCACCATGCCCCGTTCGTCAGTACGCACGCCCTCAAGGTTTACATCCAGCGTGCGGCACAGGGCGGCAATCCCTTGGTAAGTAATGTCATCAGCCAGCACTGTTTCACCCGGTTCGACGATGGCGCGAAGCGCTAGCGCTAGGCCGTGCTGTGCCCCATCGCACATGATGACCTGTGAGGCGTTCGCTGTTAGCCCTTGCTGGCACAGCCAGGCGGCGGCAGCTTCACGCGCCCAGGTTGGCCCTTCGGAAGGGTGATAGTCCTTCATGGAAGAAAAGCGGGGGTCTAGCGGTAATTCGGGCAATAGTGCTGCGAGTACATGGTTATAGGCATCGGTAGCCGGGCGGTTAACGCTGAGATCGATGATGCCTGTTTCGTTAAGTGGTGCTGATTGGAATTGGGCTTCCTCTGAGCGATAGGCGGAAACACGAGTGCCGCGTCCGGGCCGGGTCTCGATCAGTTTATCGTCCTGTAGAATCGCCATGGCTCGAGTGACGGTGGAAACATTGACCTTTAAACGCTTCGCCAGCTCACGGTGCGGTGGAAGTTTTTCACCTAGCCCAATCTGGCCCGAGCGTATGGCGTTCGAAAGCGCTTGGGCTAGCTGGATATAGAGCGGTTCAGGGTGATTGAGGGAGCCAAGCTCCTTCTCTACTTCTGTAAGCAGAGTATCTAACATTGAAGTGCCTTTAGATGTATTGTGCTGCTTGTATTGACAAATAATATGCGTTTTGAATGAAAAAACCAAGATATTGAGGATTGATATTCACAATTTTCCATGATTGTATTGATTGTGTCGCCATACAATTAAACATAATACTAACTAGACAACGATGGATCAGGAGAAGGTTATGCAGCCTCTACGTAAATTCTTCGCTATTACGACGCTTGCGGCCGTGAGTATGAGTTCAGTCTACGCATATGCTGGGGATGTTTCGCTGCGTTTAACCCATATGTATCGTGCGGACTCGGACGCTGGGCAGGCAGCTCAGGCATTCGCTGATCAAGTCGAGGCGCGTAGCGATGGGCGTATTGATATCTCTGTGTATCCTTCTAGCCAACTTGGTGACTGGACGGAAACGCACGCTCTGCTTATGCAGGGTGCGGTCGATATTGGCCTACAACCTCTTTCTACTAATTTTGATCGGCGCTTAGCGATTGCTTGGTTTCCTTACATTGCACCCACTTATGCGGAAGCTGAATCGGCCTACGAGCGTGATGGTTTTGCCTTCAATATCGTGGATGGGTTAATTGAGGAGCAGGGGTTACGCTTGCTGGGTGTGTTTGCCGATGGCATGGGCGGCGCGGGCTTTACGAAAGAAGTGAATAACCCGGCTACGCCAGGCGAAGATAAGGATTTGCGAATTCGTGTATGGCCGGGCGGCACCACGCACCGCACTTTGATGGAGAACTTGGGCTACCAAGTGGCTACTATTCCGTGGGCTGAGCTGTACACCGGTATGCAAACGGGCGTTGTGGATGGTCAGATTGGTGGCTCTCCTGAAATGGCTTACAGCAATTTCAAGGACATCACGAAGACTTGGGTTCAGTACAACGACCACTTAGAGCTGGGTTGGTTTGTCATGAACCAGCAGCGCCTAGCGTCGCTACCGGAATCTGACCAGCAATTGTTGGTAGATGTTGCCCAAGAGGTTTCTTCCCAACGCTTTGATGAGGTGGAAGCCGCCGATGAGCGACAGCTTGAAGCGCTTGAGGCAGAGGGCGTGAATGTTGTTCGTTTATCCACTGAGCAATTACAACAGTTAGCAACCTTTACCCGCGAGCAGGTGTGGCCAGACATTGGCGATGAGCTGGGTGACGACATGATGAGCGAGCTACGCACAGGCCTAGCGCTAGACTGAGCTGACGAAGCCTTAGCGAGGTAACAATATGTTAAAAGTCTCTCGTTTTCTGTGCCGCTTATGGTGTGCGAAGGTTGCCCTACAGCGCTTTCTGGTGGTGATGTCGGGATTGGCTATCACACTGCTGATCTTTATTCAGGTGGTTTCGCGCTATGTATTTTCGATGGCGATCTTCGGTATTGAAGAAATCGCTTGTTACATAGCCGTGTGGCTGTATTTCCTCGGCGCCGCTATCGGCGCCGAGCAGCGTGGCCATATGTCTGCTTCGTTAGTGTCATTGGTCTGGCGGGGTGAGCTTGCCCAGCGTGTGATTAAGCTTTTGGTTGGTGCATTGTCAGTGGTGATATCGGGTTGGATGACAGTCTGGGCTTATGGCCTGGCTAAGTGGTCGCTGCAATTCAATATGATGTCTACCGAAATTAATGTTCCTGTGGGATATGCGCAAATGGCGATCCCCGTCGGCCTGGCTTTGATGACGTTATATTTTTTCTTTGAGCTGATTGAGACCATCGTCCTCTGGACGAGGAGCCGAGGCACCCATGCTTGAATACATTCTTATCGACGCAGTGATTCTATGCGTGTTACTAGTGATTGGTTTGCCGGTTCCGCTGTGCTTTGCGGCTGCAGTGCTGTTTCTGTTTACTGTTGGCGATTTTGGGAACGCGACGTTCTTGGTGAGTGCTGGCTTTAGTCAAGTGTCTTCTGTGGTGTTATTGGCTATTCCGCTCTATATAATCGCTGGGGCGATCATGAGCCAAGGCGGCATCGCCAATCGGCTTATTGATTTAGCTGAATCCATCGTGGGTCGGTTTAGCGGTGGCTTAGGTATTGTGGTTGTGCTCGCAACGGCTGTGTTTGGTGCAATATCGGGTATGGCTTCTTCTGCAGTCGCAGCGATTGGCACTACGATGATTCCTCGCATGGTAGAGAACGGTTATGACCGTGGCTATGCGACTAGTTTGGTATCTTGCTCATCCGTGCTGGCGCTGCTATTGCCGCCTAGTGCGTCGATTATTCTTTATGGCTGGGTGTCTGGCACTTCTATTACGGCTGCGTTTCTTGCGCCGATCATACCGGCTTTCTTGCTCATCGCGCTGTTCTGTTTCTGGAACTGGGTGCTTACTCGCCGTATGCCATTGCAGCAGATGCCAGCGTTACCAGCGCGCGAGTGGGGGCAAGAGGTTGCCCGGCGTGGCCGCCGAGCTAGTCTTGGCCTGTTCATGCCGCTGATTATTCTCGGTTGTATCTATGGGGGGGTAACTACGCCAACCGAGGCGGCCGCTGTGGCGGTTATTTATGCCATGCCTTTGAGTGTGCTGATCTATCGCGATATGGACTGGAAGGATCTATACACAACCCTTTGGAAGGCTGGGCAGATGACCGGGGTACTTCTGGTGCTGGTTTTTTTTGCCTCTATGCTATCGCGCATGCTGACGATGCAGAATGTGCCGCAGCTGATGCTTGAAGGCTTTACGCATGTTAGCGATAATCCGCTCATCCTGCTGCTGATGGTTAATCTGTTTCTTATTGTTGTTGGCATGCTAATGGACGATGCTAGCGCTATCCTGTTGGCCACGCCTATGTTGATGCCCATCATGCATAATCTTGAGATTGATCCTGTCCACTTCGCTGCGATCATCACTACCAACTTAGGTATGGGGCTGATTACACCGCCTACCGCGCCGCTACTTTATCTTGGTTCCTTAGTGGGTAAGGTGCCGTTGGTACAGATGCTTTCTCCCACCTGTGTGTTCTTGCTATTTGCGTATATGCCTGTCGTCATGCTGACAACTTACTTTCCTGCGCTGTCGCTGACACTGCCACGTCTGATGGGGTATTAATAGGAAACTTGTGTCCGTTAAAGGAAGAGTATACAGACAGAGTTGGTTTGAATCACCGGATCAAGCCTGAGCGGTTATTGACCATTAGACACCCGGCGATAATGGATAGCGGAAATTTCAGTAATCTTTGGGCCTTTGTTTAGCCGGGTAGGCTTGCTCCGAATGGATTTGTGGAGAACTTAAATGATAAGGGCGGATGCAGATTCTGAGTGCAACACCCTCATTGGATAGTTGATGGGCTCTCATGATACTTGGCCATTAGCTCGCTCATGACTTCTATCGGACATTTAAAATCAAAGCGTTTTCGAGGCCGCATATTTAGCTCTAAAGCAATGGCATCTAGCTCTTCTTGGCTATAAGTTGGAGCGCATCGTAGATGACTTCGTGTGAAGACATGGAGGTAAGTGTTATCAGGAAATTTACGCTTCAGTGTGGGCTATTTGCTCTAGTGACCAGTACTTGCGCAGCAGGTAGGCCACCAGTTCGAACAGCTCACCATCGAGGTGCAGCTTCGGAGAACGTCGAGGCCGACAGTGGGTCAGTCAGGCTCGGTATCCAGCGAGACTAGCGTCATACGCTATGTCAGACCTGACCGTGTGGCGTGTCAGTTCTCGTGAAATGGTGTTGTGTGCACGATCCAGCTGACGCGCGATGGCACGAATCGAGTGGTGCCCCTGCATCAGCATGATGGCAGCTCGGTCTTCAGCAGAAAGATGGCGATAACAATGAGTCATGGCAATACCATACCTGATAGGTTAAGTGTTGCACTTGCTCATTGAGACCGCCATATCGAAATCTTCAAAGTCCTTCAGCAATTGCTTACTGCGTATTTTTTTGCGCTTGCCACGCGAGAGCCAGAACAGATCTTCCATGTCGTTAATCGGGTAAGCATCACTGCCGCCGACCAGGTGAACCGAGAGCTGGCGGCGTGAGAAGTGTAGGCCGCCCCCCTTGCCAAAACGTCACCTGCGGTACTGGCGAGTGTTTGAGCCTGAACTGCTGGGCAGGCACGACGCAATCCTGCCGGTCGGCGAGTCCCTTGAGCGGGACGGTTTCGCCTTGCAGCGCCAGCAAGGCATTGGCCGTGTCACTGATCTTTGCGCCAAAGCGAAAGGACGTAGCCAAGCGCATCACGGTGACATCTTTAACGCGATGTGACGCCATGGCGTTCTAGGCTCCCCGCCACTGATAGATGGCCTGGTACGGATCACCGGCCAAAAGAACGCGGCACCTGGGCTGGTCTATCACAATCGCTTCCGCGCAGGGGTTGGAGTCCTGAGCTTCATCGAGCAGAACAATATCGTAACGCGACGACAAATCCGGCTGACTGAGTTGGAACAACTTGAAATAGCCGTCGTGGGTAATAGAGACGTTGCGGTTATTCAGGTCGCTCATTTGCAGCCAAAGTTGCTTGGCATGGTGGGTGACGATGGCCTGTCGATCTTTATCTTTGGAAGCAGCCCCTTTGGGGAGCGGCCAATGACGGTAGCTGATCTCTTTGTCGGCGCTGATCACATAGGCGTGAAGGGCGATGCGAATGTCTTGGGCCAGTGACCAGTCAGATGTCCTCACCACTTCCAGAATGTCCTCCAGGCACAGGTTCGGGGCGAGTTTGTGCCGATAATCCTTGCCGATGGCCGCATTTGCACTTGTGAAGTCCTGTTGCCGGATCCAGTCAATATATACCTCAAAACCTGCCGGAACTGGAAGCTCAGGTTCCTTGTCCTCAATATATACCAAGTATCCAAAGGCCACTTCTTAAGTCAGCAAGGTAAAAGACCAGCCACCCATGATCGCATGATGATGACAATATGGCGCCGTTGCGGATTTTCTTTAAGCACTGTTACGCGGTGGGCGGCGATCTGCTCCATTGCCAGCAAGTTTGGTTGTACACCAGAGACCTTAAGAGCCTGGTGCAAACGCTCAGAACTCACACAGGAAGATAGCTCGGTTAACCTGCCTGAAAATGAACGACTCAAGCAGCTAGAGCGTGAAAACGTCGAATTGAAGCGCGCCAATGAAATTCTCCGTAAGGCGGCTGCTTTTTTCGCCCAGGCGGAACTCGACCGGAAACCCAATTGATGGTGTCATTTATCGACGAGCATCGTGTTCAGCTCGAGGTTGAGTCGATTTGTAGCCAGCTGCCAATCGCCCCATCGACGTATTACCACCACAAGGCACTTGAGACCGATCCTGAGGGGCGGGCAGATCGATATCCGCAGGATGTGCGATTCTTACGGCGGAGGTTCAGAGGGTGTGGCAGGAAAACTTCTGCGTCTACGGTGCTCGTAAGGTCTGGCGGCAACTTCGCCGTGAGGGCGTTAATGTTGCTCGTTGCACCGTAGAACGGCTCATGCGACGCCTAGGGATTCGCGGCGTGGTGCGAGGCCTACGCCCCTTCACGACGATCAGTTATCCCGGCCAGAAACGAGCACCTGATTTAGTGAAACGTGACTTGACGGCCATGCGTCCTAATTAGCTTTGGGTGGCCGATTTTACGTATGTCGCTACCTGGTCTGGCTTCGTTTACGTTGCGTTCGTTATCGATGTTTATGCACGCTGTATCGTAGGTTGGCGTGTAGCAGCGTCGATGAAAACGGGATTGGTACTGACGCATTTCTAAAGATCAAGTGTCTATTTGTACCTGATTGATCGCTCGATTTCCGGCGCGAATGATGTGGTAAACCTCCCGGGCTATGTAGCGCTTCAGACAACGGATAATTTCTAGTTTTGTAAGGCCCTGATCAGTACGCTTCTTCACATAGGCCTGTGACACTTACCCGTAAGTTGGGATATTTGGACTTTAAGCCACAAACCGAGACTACAGATCAACTCGAATTCCAGAACAGCCTGTGGGTAGCACCCGAGAAAAGGGACATTACCGTTATACAACTATATGAATTAAAACAATTATCCTGACATAAACAAGTAAAAGAAAGAGTGAAAAAATTCGCCCAAGTTGGACACATATACCAAGCACGTTCAAGCAGCCTGAACATTGGCCTGATGGCGCTCCCACTAAAGCGGTCTTTAACGGCAAAGCGACAGGCTTCTGACAGCCGGTTGGCAGCACACCGGAAGGGTGCTTGGATTCCCAATGATCCAAACCATAAGCCACCTAGCCAAACTCATTTCTGGGATGGCACGAAATGCAGGCCAGATGCCACTAACTGCTTACCCCTGGAAGACCAAATACATGAGTGACGGGGCTTACGCGACTGATTCTGCGCCAATGCAGTAGCGATGCACACCGATGGACGGTAAATAAGGCTCTACGTCTATTCTCGCATCTTTACGTCGCTTGCGACGTTGTTCCATATCCGGTTCTGAGGGCGGTGTTCGAAGCGCAGGTAGCAATCCTGTTCGTGGATCGGGTGGCACAATAATAGGCACAGACGAATTGAACGCGAGCGGGCGGGGGGTAGGTTGTTCCTCAACAGAAGCAAAGTAAACGTTCGCCCGAAGCTGAGGGGTTTGCTTGCGTACCAGCGCCAGCGGCTCACTCGCTGGAAGACTGGCCAGCTTTTTCAACTGAATCGCGATGTGTGGCTGATCGGCGCCGAGCTTAATTAGCCGCTTTTCGGCCTCCGCGATGCTAATTTTTACAATCGAACGCCCAGAAACCTGCCACCCAACGCCGATATGCCGGATCGGATGATCGAGAACATGCACCGCTCGTATCGTCTTCTTCAGGCTCAACCTGGCAAGCCCTGCTGTGTTCAAGTGCTGGCGCAAATACTGGAACTGGCTGCCAACTTCTGCTTTGAGTAACGATTGCGAGTTGTGTTGCGGCTCAGTCTGCTTGATCTCATCGGCAATCGCCCGAAACATAGCCTTTTGCTTATTCAACCCACCGAATTTTTCTCTCAGTGTTTCGGAAGCTGCAATGACGCCTGCATGCTTGGATGTCAACACACCCGATGTGCCTGCCTCATGCCACATATCCATCAGGACACACCGTAGCCAATCGGAATTGGCATGCGCAGCCGTCATGGCCCAGGCCTGCGGACGTTCTCTCTCGTACTGTGCACACACGTCGTCAATGGCCTTCACCAATCGACCAAAACACTCACCCGCTTGATGAATGAGCCTGAAGCGTCGGTAGTCTTTATCCAGGGTGTCAGTTGTCATGAAGTGTCTCCGCTAAAGCAGTGCGTATACCTATATCAGGATAGCAAGTTAACACTAATGTTCGTTTTTAATACTCTATATATAATCATATATAGTGTTTTTAGTGTATTGCGGCATATCATGCAGTTTCATAAGTCACAAAAGTGCCTCGAAACTTATCCTTTTAAAAGCTACTATCAATCCACTCCCCAGCCTGCTGAACGAGCATCATGAAATGATTCCGAAGATCGTCGCAGTCGTGGGGCATAATCGCATCAAAGTTCTCGCATTCTCTGACAGACGCAGCACACAATCCGAGATGTTTTACCATGTGCCTTACCGCGGCTGACGTAGGTTTATGGCGAAGCAGTTCCTCTGTGGCAAAAAGACGATCGCTAGTGGCGGCCTCAAGTTTCATGCCTATTTCGACCTGGGCTAGATATTCCTTTGAAAACCCGCTCATATATTATTTCCCATGTTTGGATAAATATTTTGTAAACATATTCGTTTGATTTAATTGGATATGTCACCATTATTGACCACCAAGTTAGCAGCGTTATTCAGGGCGGTAGCCGAACCGGCCAGACTGTAAACGCGCCGCTTTTTGACGGTGACTCTTGGTTTCATCGAAGACATAACGCTCGGTTGTCACAACAGACGCATGGCCTAGTATTACCTGAATTTCCCGTATCGACATACCGGCTTCCCGCAAATCCGTCGCGCAGGTGCGCCGCAAGTCATGGGGGGCCAACTTCAGTTCATCGGGCAACATCAGCCGTAGGCGTTCCAGACGATTATTGACGCTACGAAGGCTTAACGGGGTTTTAAGATAGTCGTTTGAAGGTGCCTTCTGTTTTACCCAAATGGGATTAAATAAATAACCTGGAGTACGGCCACGGTACTTATCCAGATATTCATTTAAGCGCCATACTACACAGTCTGGTAACGTCAGCGAGCGCTGCTTTTGGCCTTTACCTACGACCGTGATCTCATGGCTGATGAAATCAATGTCCTTGAGCTGGATGCTAACTGTTTCGGCACGCCGAAGCCCAATGGATGCCATCATCGCAATCATCAAGCCATCACGAAATGCCCTAGCAGTGGGCTCTTGGTCACACAAATCAAGTAGTGCCCTAATTGTGCCTGCACTATGGGCAGTCCCGGCGCGTTTAGCGTGAGAATAACGGGCCGCCTTGATCTGCTTAATACGATCCAGGGTGGCATGGCTGATCTGATCTAGCATCCAGGCTTCTGTGGCTATACCGCGAATTACCGCACGAACGGCATTCCGTTTGGCTGGGGATTGGCCGGAATCACGGTAGGTTGCCAGTATCTCGCTGACCACATCAGGCGTCAGGGTTGACCAGTCTACATAATCATAGGGGAATGCCTGGTTGGGATGTTGAGCCCGACCGTCATTGTTGGGTGCGCTTAACTTTGGTGGCTTGGGTGCGCCGAGAGCTTTGGTGGCAATTTCGTTAATGAGACTCCGCTTTGAAGTGACGCTGGCAACGGATTCCTGGTTACGCAAATGCCGGTGAGCAGCATTGCTTCCGCGAGGGAATGGTTGGCTAAGGTCAAATATCACCCGAACGGGCGGTTCCTCGTAATCCATCACACCCGTTGCCGGAAATGAAGGTGTGATTGTCGTCATTGAGTGCTGCGATGTGACGAT from Halomonas sp. KG2 includes these protein-coding regions:
- a CDS encoding UvrD-helicase domain-containing protein; the protein is MVRTSDWSLAQDIRIALHAYVISADKEISYRHWPLPKGAASKDKDRQAIVTHHAKQLWLQMSDLNNRNVSITHDGYFKLFQLSQPDLSSRYDIVLLDEAQDSNPCAEAIVIDQPRCRVLLAGDPYQAIYQWRGA
- a CDS encoding site-specific integrase → MQNDNKHIIVTSQHSMTTITPSFPATGVMDYEEPPVRVIFDLSQPFPRGSNAAHRHLRNQESVASVTSKRSLINEIATKALGAPKPPKLSAPNNDGRAQHPNQAFPYDYVDWSTLTPDVVSEILATYRDSGQSPAKRNAVRAVIRGIATEAWMLDQISHATLDRIKQIKAARYSHAKRAGTAHSAGTIRALLDLCDQEPTARAFRDGLMIAMMASIGLRRAETVSIQLKDIDFISHEITVVGKGQKQRSLTLPDCVVWRLNEYLDKYRGRTPGYLFNPIWVKQKAPSNDYLKTPLSLRSVNNRLERLRLMLPDELKLAPHDLRRTCATDLREAGMSIREIQVILGHASVVTTERYVFDETKSHRQKAARLQSGRFGYRPE